A stretch of the Perca flavescens isolate YP-PL-M2 chromosome 3, PFLA_1.0, whole genome shotgun sequence genome encodes the following:
- the LOC114549808 gene encoding TRPM8 channel-associated factor homolog isoform X1: MIEYLLDCLSGKLSDNTNRKTTRLSALIHLTMSNQPIQNKNEGAYMSLMRGLRELDLRGPCVPSDLVLIGDHAFPLAMNGRGQVLMAASLYGRGRIVVLGHEGYLTMFPALVENALTWLRGDGSDNLSVGVHENIKAVADNISKSNFQANVVGAFSGNLGVGVYVTDAYSVGADVKDLVAFLKAGGGLLIAGQAWNWAANHPKENTLLQFEGNKVSGVAGIYFSKHYGEVECLPVYPQIPSSWMSRVIGKDFKDDLEFLLEGVSEFDLQGGAVPSELLVHGPLAFPIGTTGDGRAFLAGAYYGQGRVIVVTHEGFLGHETLAPFWKNAIHWLDEGRQGVVGVAPNHALEVLRKSGLQCEKTDFREDLSVFVCTAYSDHHAEEIRDFVAEGGGLLIGGHAWYWAQTHPGQNELTDFPGNKILNTMGLSLLRATIGGGIYKAPVPSQAIKDAYHFRHLLHRFAGHVTQGEELTEHEEKCLTKLGQDCVNYLQLKAHDCSSYTQVVSTLTDIVMKSDMPQVCESSPVKSPKDHLLLSVAAHVYKICPDPDALLPSLIKDNPLMPVVYNHKIQIDANTAGWEEWISTGLYLSPGMKTYISIPAEIVNKGWKIQIGCQTDHLQSEVLKRAPCVHEQFPIISEMMQVWNLWGGLIYLVAPPNTKVEGLKVTVQISVPAPYYKSGVTTAADWLLLRTAPSPWAELEFDNIILTVPSDVVRSLDRPDQLAAHWDEIMRGIADLAAIPHKFPRKERFVTDVQISYGWMHAGYPIMTHKSTAAELVSIEHARSEGLWGPIHELGHNQQRGCWEFPSHTTECTCNLWSVYVHEEVLGINRAQAHPCMTLENRNRRAEDYAKGGKKLSNWHMWVALETYMQLQDKFGWDAFKKVFAAYHKMSNFPSDNDGKMNLYAETFSQTAGMNLAGFFKAWGWPIQTVTEEKLSNLPPWTDHPMVQYD, encoded by the exons ATAGAGTACTTGCTGGATTGCCTGTCTGGAAAACTGTCTGATAATACAAACAGAAAGACAACTCGACTTTCAG CATTGATCCATCTCACCATGTCCAACCAGCCcatccaaaataaaaatgaagggGCTTATATGTCCCTGATGAGAGGcttgagagagctggacctccGGGGCCCCTGTGTTCCCAGTGACCTGGTGCTGATTGGAGACCATGCCTTTCCTTTAGCAATGAACGGCCGAGGCCAGGTCCTGATGGCAGCCTCTCTGTACGGCCGTGGAAGAATCGTGGTTCTGGGTCATGAGGGCTACCTGACCATGTTTCCTGCTCTGGTAGAGAACGCTCTGACCTGGCTGAGAGGAGATGGATCTGACAACCTGTCTGTGGGGGTCCACGAAAACATCAAGGCAGTTGCTGATAACATCAGCAAATCCAACTTCCAAGCCAATGTTGTGGGGGCCTTCAGTGGCAATCTGGGTGTGGGGGTGTATGTGACAGATGCCTACAGCGTGGGTGCTGACGTGAAGGACCTGGTGGCATTTCTGAAAGCTGGAGGAGGACTACTGATAGCGGGGCAGGCGTGGAACTGGGCTGCAAATCACCCTAAGGAGAACACGCTGCTTCAGTTTGAGGGGAATAAGGTTTCTGGTGTGGCAGGGATCTACTTCTCTAAACATTATGGGGAGGTAGAGTGCCTGCCTGTCTACCCTCAGATCCCATCTTCATGGATGTCTAGAGT AATCGGAAAGGATTTTAAGGATGACTTGGAGTTCTTACTCGAGGGTGTTTCAGAGTTTGACCTCCAGGGTGGAGCAGTACCTTCTGAGCTTCTGGTCCATGGCCCACTAGCCTTCCCCATTGGTACCACTGGGGATGGACGAGCGTTCCTGGCAGGAGCCTACTATGGGCAGGGACGGGTTATTGTGGTTACACATGAAGGATTTCTGGGACACGAG ACGCTGGCTCCATTTTGGAAAAATGCCATTCATTGGCTGGATGAAGGCCGGCAGGGAGTTGTTGGTGTAGCGCCAAATCATGCCCTCGAAGTTCTCAGGAAGTCAGGGTTACAATGTGAGAAAACAGACTTCAGGGAAGACCTGagtgtatttgtttgtacaGCGTACAGTGATCATCATGCGGAGGAAATccgagactttgttgcagaggGAGGAGGACTGCTGATTGGTGGACATGCCTGGTACTGGGCACAGACACACCCTGGGCAAAATGAATTAACAGATTTCCCAG GAAACAAAATCCTGAACACAATGGGCTTGAGCCTGTTGAGGGCAACAATCGGAGGAGGTATCTACAAGGCCCCTGTGCCTAGCCAGGCCATCAAAGACGCCTACCACTTCCGCCATCTTCTACACCGCTTCGCTGGTCATGTCACCCAGGGGGAGGAACTTACAGAGCACGAGGAGAAATGCCTTACAAAGCTGGGACAGGACTGTGTTAACTACTTGCAATTGAAGGCTCATGACTGCTCCTCCTATACACAGGTCGTATCCACCCTCACTGACATTGTGATGAAGTCAGACATGCCACAG GTGTGTGAAAGCAGCCCTGTGAAGAGTCCCAAAGATCACCTACTCCTTAGTGTAGCGGCACATGTTTATAAGATTTGCCCAGATCCTGATGCCCTCCTGCCATCACTTATCAAGGACAACCCCTTGATGCCAGTTGTCTATAACCATAAGATCCAGATTGATGCCAACACAGCAG gatgggagGAGTGGATCAGTACAGGTCTCTACCTTTCTCCTGGAATGAAGACCTACATTTCCATTCCAGCAGAGATTGTCAACAAGGGATGGAAG ATCCAGATAGGCTGTCAAACAGACCATCTCCAATCAGAAGTGTTGAAGAGAGCACCGTGTGTTCATGAGCAATTTCCTATAATCTCAGAGATGATGCAGGTGTGGAACCTGTGGGGGGGACTCATCTACCTGGTGGCTCCACCCAATACAAAAGTGGAGGGGCTAAAGGTCACAGTGCAGATCTCTGTACCTGCGCCATATTATAAATCTG gTGTGACAACAGCTGCTGATTGGTTGTTGCTGCGGACAGCTCCCTCACCATGGGCAGAGTTGGAGTTTGACAACATCATCCTTACTGTACCATCAGATGTTGTCCGGAGCCTGGATCGCCCGGATCAGTTGGCAGCGCATTGGGATGAGATCATGAGGGGCATTGCTGACCTAGCTGCCATACCACACAAATTTCCTCGCAAAGAACGTTTTGTTACTGATGTGCAGATTTCCTATg GATGGATGCATGCTGGTTATCCTATCATGACACACAAGTCCACAGCAGCTGAGCTGGTCAGCATTGAACATGCTAGGAGTGAAGGCCTGTGGGGTCCCATCCATGAACTGGGACATAACCAGCAGAGAGGCTGCTGGGAATTCCCATCACACACCACAGAATGCACTTGCAACCTGTGGTCAGTGTATGTGCATGAAGAGGTGCTGGGGATCAACAGAGCACAG GCTCATCCATGTATGACTTTAGAAAATCGAAACAGACGAGCAGAGGACTATGCTAAGGGGGGCAAGAAACTGAGCAACTGGCACATGTGGGTGGCCCTGGAGACATACATGCAG CTCCAGGATAAGTTTGGTTGGGATGCCTTTAAGAAGGTGTTCGCTGCCTACCACAAGATGAGCAACTTTCCAAGTGACAATGATGGAAAGATGAATCTGTATGCTGAGACTTTCTCCCAGACTGCGGGGATGAACCTGGCTGGATTCTTTAAGGCCTGGGGCTGGCCCATACAAACAGTCACTGAGGAGAAACTCTCCAACCTGCCTCCCTGGACTGACCACCCGATGGTCCAGTATGACTGA
- the LOC114549808 gene encoding TRPM8 channel-associated factor homolog isoform X2 yields the protein MSNQPIQNKNEGAYMSLMRGLRELDLRGPCVPSDLVLIGDHAFPLAMNGRGQVLMAASLYGRGRIVVLGHEGYLTMFPALVENALTWLRGDGSDNLSVGVHENIKAVADNISKSNFQANVVGAFSGNLGVGVYVTDAYSVGADVKDLVAFLKAGGGLLIAGQAWNWAANHPKENTLLQFEGNKVSGVAGIYFSKHYGEVECLPVYPQIPSSWMSRVIGKDFKDDLEFLLEGVSEFDLQGGAVPSELLVHGPLAFPIGTTGDGRAFLAGAYYGQGRVIVVTHEGFLGHETLAPFWKNAIHWLDEGRQGVVGVAPNHALEVLRKSGLQCEKTDFREDLSVFVCTAYSDHHAEEIRDFVAEGGGLLIGGHAWYWAQTHPGQNELTDFPGNKILNTMGLSLLRATIGGGIYKAPVPSQAIKDAYHFRHLLHRFAGHVTQGEELTEHEEKCLTKLGQDCVNYLQLKAHDCSSYTQVVSTLTDIVMKSDMPQVCESSPVKSPKDHLLLSVAAHVYKICPDPDALLPSLIKDNPLMPVVYNHKIQIDANTAGWEEWISTGLYLSPGMKTYISIPAEIVNKGWKIQIGCQTDHLQSEVLKRAPCVHEQFPIISEMMQVWNLWGGLIYLVAPPNTKVEGLKVTVQISVPAPYYKSGVTTAADWLLLRTAPSPWAELEFDNIILTVPSDVVRSLDRPDQLAAHWDEIMRGIADLAAIPHKFPRKERFVTDVQISYGWMHAGYPIMTHKSTAAELVSIEHARSEGLWGPIHELGHNQQRGCWEFPSHTTECTCNLWSVYVHEEVLGINRAQAHPCMTLENRNRRAEDYAKGGKKLSNWHMWVALETYMQLQDKFGWDAFKKVFAAYHKMSNFPSDNDGKMNLYAETFSQTAGMNLAGFFKAWGWPIQTVTEEKLSNLPPWTDHPMVQYD from the exons ATGTCCAACCAGCCcatccaaaataaaaatgaagggGCTTATATGTCCCTGATGAGAGGcttgagagagctggacctccGGGGCCCCTGTGTTCCCAGTGACCTGGTGCTGATTGGAGACCATGCCTTTCCTTTAGCAATGAACGGCCGAGGCCAGGTCCTGATGGCAGCCTCTCTGTACGGCCGTGGAAGAATCGTGGTTCTGGGTCATGAGGGCTACCTGACCATGTTTCCTGCTCTGGTAGAGAACGCTCTGACCTGGCTGAGAGGAGATGGATCTGACAACCTGTCTGTGGGGGTCCACGAAAACATCAAGGCAGTTGCTGATAACATCAGCAAATCCAACTTCCAAGCCAATGTTGTGGGGGCCTTCAGTGGCAATCTGGGTGTGGGGGTGTATGTGACAGATGCCTACAGCGTGGGTGCTGACGTGAAGGACCTGGTGGCATTTCTGAAAGCTGGAGGAGGACTACTGATAGCGGGGCAGGCGTGGAACTGGGCTGCAAATCACCCTAAGGAGAACACGCTGCTTCAGTTTGAGGGGAATAAGGTTTCTGGTGTGGCAGGGATCTACTTCTCTAAACATTATGGGGAGGTAGAGTGCCTGCCTGTCTACCCTCAGATCCCATCTTCATGGATGTCTAGAGT AATCGGAAAGGATTTTAAGGATGACTTGGAGTTCTTACTCGAGGGTGTTTCAGAGTTTGACCTCCAGGGTGGAGCAGTACCTTCTGAGCTTCTGGTCCATGGCCCACTAGCCTTCCCCATTGGTACCACTGGGGATGGACGAGCGTTCCTGGCAGGAGCCTACTATGGGCAGGGACGGGTTATTGTGGTTACACATGAAGGATTTCTGGGACACGAG ACGCTGGCTCCATTTTGGAAAAATGCCATTCATTGGCTGGATGAAGGCCGGCAGGGAGTTGTTGGTGTAGCGCCAAATCATGCCCTCGAAGTTCTCAGGAAGTCAGGGTTACAATGTGAGAAAACAGACTTCAGGGAAGACCTGagtgtatttgtttgtacaGCGTACAGTGATCATCATGCGGAGGAAATccgagactttgttgcagaggGAGGAGGACTGCTGATTGGTGGACATGCCTGGTACTGGGCACAGACACACCCTGGGCAAAATGAATTAACAGATTTCCCAG GAAACAAAATCCTGAACACAATGGGCTTGAGCCTGTTGAGGGCAACAATCGGAGGAGGTATCTACAAGGCCCCTGTGCCTAGCCAGGCCATCAAAGACGCCTACCACTTCCGCCATCTTCTACACCGCTTCGCTGGTCATGTCACCCAGGGGGAGGAACTTACAGAGCACGAGGAGAAATGCCTTACAAAGCTGGGACAGGACTGTGTTAACTACTTGCAATTGAAGGCTCATGACTGCTCCTCCTATACACAGGTCGTATCCACCCTCACTGACATTGTGATGAAGTCAGACATGCCACAG GTGTGTGAAAGCAGCCCTGTGAAGAGTCCCAAAGATCACCTACTCCTTAGTGTAGCGGCACATGTTTATAAGATTTGCCCAGATCCTGATGCCCTCCTGCCATCACTTATCAAGGACAACCCCTTGATGCCAGTTGTCTATAACCATAAGATCCAGATTGATGCCAACACAGCAG gatgggagGAGTGGATCAGTACAGGTCTCTACCTTTCTCCTGGAATGAAGACCTACATTTCCATTCCAGCAGAGATTGTCAACAAGGGATGGAAG ATCCAGATAGGCTGTCAAACAGACCATCTCCAATCAGAAGTGTTGAAGAGAGCACCGTGTGTTCATGAGCAATTTCCTATAATCTCAGAGATGATGCAGGTGTGGAACCTGTGGGGGGGACTCATCTACCTGGTGGCTCCACCCAATACAAAAGTGGAGGGGCTAAAGGTCACAGTGCAGATCTCTGTACCTGCGCCATATTATAAATCTG gTGTGACAACAGCTGCTGATTGGTTGTTGCTGCGGACAGCTCCCTCACCATGGGCAGAGTTGGAGTTTGACAACATCATCCTTACTGTACCATCAGATGTTGTCCGGAGCCTGGATCGCCCGGATCAGTTGGCAGCGCATTGGGATGAGATCATGAGGGGCATTGCTGACCTAGCTGCCATACCACACAAATTTCCTCGCAAAGAACGTTTTGTTACTGATGTGCAGATTTCCTATg GATGGATGCATGCTGGTTATCCTATCATGACACACAAGTCCACAGCAGCTGAGCTGGTCAGCATTGAACATGCTAGGAGTGAAGGCCTGTGGGGTCCCATCCATGAACTGGGACATAACCAGCAGAGAGGCTGCTGGGAATTCCCATCACACACCACAGAATGCACTTGCAACCTGTGGTCAGTGTATGTGCATGAAGAGGTGCTGGGGATCAACAGAGCACAG GCTCATCCATGTATGACTTTAGAAAATCGAAACAGACGAGCAGAGGACTATGCTAAGGGGGGCAAGAAACTGAGCAACTGGCACATGTGGGTGGCCCTGGAGACATACATGCAG CTCCAGGATAAGTTTGGTTGGGATGCCTTTAAGAAGGTGTTCGCTGCCTACCACAAGATGAGCAACTTTCCAAGTGACAATGATGGAAAGATGAATCTGTATGCTGAGACTTTCTCCCAGACTGCGGGGATGAACCTGGCTGGATTCTTTAAGGCCTGGGGCTGGCCCATACAAACAGTCACTGAGGAGAAACTCTCCAACCTGCCTCCCTGGACTGACCACCCGATGGTCCAGTATGACTGA